GCCTTCGCCGTCTCCTTCGCCCTCGCCTTCGCCTTCACCCTCGCCTTCGCCTTCGCCCTCGCCTTCGCCTTCGCCTTCGCCTTCACCTTCACCTTCACCTTCGCCTTCGCCTTCACCCTCGCCTTCGCCTTCACCCTCGCCTTCGCCTTCACCCTCGCCTTCGCCTTCACCCTCGCCCTCGCCCTCGCCCTCGCCCTCGCCTTCCGCACCGCACACCACTTGCCCGCGGATTTCACCAGTCGGGTTTTCAACGCTCTCCACCTGGACATAGACGTCTTCGTACAAATCCAGATAGTAGAGGTCGAGACCTGTGAACGTGTAGTTGACCGGGCTTGTGGCGGCGCCGAAGTCGATAATCATCGGCCCGACCGCACCGGGCGCGCCCATATAGATGCCGGCCACGCTCGGGTTCCCAACCGAATGAAGCACCTCAGCGCGGAAGGTGCCCTGCGACAGGTTTTGGTAAAGCGTCATTACGCCGTTGGCCTCGCTTCCGGACGGCGGCACGGTCTGCGAACTTTCGAGGTCGACCACGCAATAGACAATTTCCTCCTCGCCTTCACCCTCGCCTTCGCCGCCGGCGACCACGAGCAATTGCACGATGTTGCTCGGAATCACCACGGTCGCCTTGCCGGCATCGTTGCCCGTGACTTGCACCTGATAGAAGCCGTCCTGACCGAGTTGCAGGTCCAGCAGGACAAGGTCACGGTTGGTTTCACCCGGCAGCAACGACAAGGCATCGGAAGTGGGTCCGCCGTACCACTGGTACGTTGGCGCGGGCGCCACGCCGCCCATCGGGCGCACGGTAAACGTGTGGTCATTGCCCTCATTGACCACGGCGCTCTGCGGCTGCTGATAGATAGCGAAAGCCGTCTCTCGCACAACGACCTGCGCCGACACGGACCGCCGAGTCCAGAGAGGATCGCACATTGTGACCGTGTAGAAACCATCCTGGTCGGCAAACGGGTACTCGACATAGTATGACGGCCCCGTGGAAACCGGCCCTCCGAGCGGCTCAAAGTCTTCGATGTCGATCTTCTCCCACTTGTACTCGACCGGCCCGCCCGGCAAGCCTTCCGCATACAGGATGTTCAAATCGAGCGGAATACCGACGAAGTTGTCGTGGTTCTGAGGCTGCTGCGTGATCTGCAGCGGAGGATTCGAGATGCTTTCGGCTTCCAGCCATTCCTGCCGCGTCGCTGTGGCGTTATAGGCGGCCAGATTGGTCGTGCCATCGCCGTTAAGGTCGCCGCTCGCTCCGAGAAGCGCGCCCATGCAGGTCATGGGCGGACACGCAAAGTTGTTGATGAAGTTCTGCAGTGCCGAACAGATATTCGTGTTGTCAATCTCAATGCGGATATCGACCGTAATCGGGTCCGTGATGGAAATCGTCTCGTCGAAATCCTCAATCTGTCCGCACGGTATCGTGTAGCCTTTGGCCAAGTCCACCGGCGCCGCCTTCAGGTCGGCCAGCAATGCCGGCACGAGGTACTTCAGCACGGCCAGCGTTACTTGCCCCATGAATGCCTGCAAATGGTCG
The Candidatus Hydrogenedentota bacterium DNA segment above includes these coding regions:
- a CDS encoding CHRD domain-containing protein, with the translated sequence MKKNVFVQGFIVAALLLALAPGAARAQCYQDQLDHDFLLGMMEVLLGQLLVDPDTGENLWTGSMGSTPVWTQIPGQLGPGFLGVDNNGNGINDDDQLDMLAAIIDGDASVVGGLDPADVDAIRAAYAANVAYIQTVEMTISGVHVTALGGLLNITESITTGEQKCLDLPVIGDTCFDVPSLWSVNEADPSDGLLVSAHPLLEDMMIQVGAGTVTLGDQAGIDHLQAFMGQVTLAVLKYLVPALLADLKAAPVDLAKGYTIPCGQIEDFDETISITDPITVDIRIEIDNTNICSALQNFINNFACPPMTCMGALLGASGDLNGDGTTNLAAYNATATRQEWLEAESISNPPLQITQQPQNHDNFVGIPLDLNILYAEGLPGGPVEYKWEKIDIEDFEPLGGPVSTGPSYYVEYPFADQDGFYTVTMCDPLWTRRSVSAQVVVRETAFAIYQQPQSAVVNEGNDHTFTVRPMGGVAPAPTYQWYGGPTSDALSLLPGETNRDLVLLDLQLGQDGFYQVQVTGNDAGKATVVIPSNIVQLLVVAGGEGEGEGEEEIVYCVVDLESSQTVPPSGSEANGVMTLYQNLSQGTFRAEVLHSVGNPSVAGIYMGAPGAVGPMIIDFGAATSPVNYTFTGLDLYYLDLYEDVYVQVESVENPTGEIRGQVVCGAEGEGEGEGEGEGEGEGEGEGEGEGEGEGEGEGEGEGEGEGEGEGEGEGEGEGEGEGEGEGEGEGDGEG